In the Ignavibacteriota bacterium genome, one interval contains:
- a CDS encoding YgiT-type zinc finger protein: protein MNKCVICGGTIEGKKVTFVFEEKDKQLFVENVSAEVCTRCGERTYSPEVTDEIMAIAKHKFQPVKIVSVPVFDYERGVAV, encoded by the coding sequence ATGAACAAGTGTGTCATTTGTGGAGGAACAATTGAAGGTAAAAAAGTTACGTTCGTGTTTGAAGAAAAAGACAAGCAACTCTTCGTGGAGAATGTTTCTGCAGAAGTTTGTACACGATGCGGTGAACGAACATATTCTCCTGAAGTAACAGATGAAATTATGGCGATTGCAAAACATAAATTTCAACCGGTAAAAATTGTTTCCGTCCCCGTTTTTGATTATGAGCGGGGAGTGGCAGTATAG
- a CDS encoding glycoside hydrolase family 92 protein produces the protein MKQFIYLLSGFLFLLSFSFSQPANFTKHVNPFIGTDGHGHTFPGATVPFGMVQLSPDTRVEGWDACGGYHYSDSLILGFSHTHLSGTGVADYGDILFTPSVGELKDGAFSKKSVFNHKTERASPGYYAVKLKSFNILAELTATQRVGVHRYTFPKTDSANIVIDLTHGLGPDKVLDSKIEFSDLTEVSGYRRSEGWAKDQRIYFVAKFSKPFKAFGIVENDSITPYFPEWKGTNLKFFMRFKTERTESLVVKVGLSSVSIEGARKNLEKEMPGWDFDKVKREAEQAWEKELSKIEVEGGTKEQLTTFYTALYHAMIAPNIFSDVDGQYRGMDGKIHKASGFDMYTVFSLWDTFRGEHPLLTIIDQKRTLDFVKSLLAKFDESGTLPVWELASNETWCMIGYHSVPVIVDAYVKGINNFDSEKAMKAMLASANANRYGLEHYRTHGYIPGEKESESVSKVLEYVYDDWCIAQFAKSLGKNDVFEQFTERSQFYKNMFDVSTGFMRARVNGMWATPFDPTSVTFHFTEANSWQYNFFAPHDVDGMMKLMGGANGFVSMLDSMFNSSSKMTGREQSDISGMFGQYAQGNEPSHHVAYLYNYAGKSWKTQETVRMIMDSLFTEKPDGICGNDDCGQMSAWYVMSALGFYQVCPGEPTYAIGSPLFKKVTIHLENGKSFVIQADENSSKNKYIQSAVLNGNPLSSSFFLHDELINGGTLQLKMSPRPNEAWGSEVRQSSASTKEIVVVPYIEATEKTFSDSTVLRLVTSTSDAKIFYTLDGTMPTTSSHLYQSPLWLNKTTTVKAIAVKEGMIDSRFMSAVFTQFKSVGMLSLHTKFDAQYTAGGNDALIDGIRGGTDFRNGEWQGYHEVDLDAVLDLGASKEIQQVTLGCLQDNNSWIFFPTLVTFSFSDDGKNFANEQTIQNDISPEDEGALLKEFTADLKNQQARYVRVQAKNVGRCPDWHKGKGEKAWLFVDEIQCKIQNEK, from the coding sequence ATGAAACAATTTATTTATCTTCTTTCAGGATTTCTTTTCCTTCTCTCATTTTCATTCTCTCAGCCTGCAAACTTCACTAAACATGTCAATCCATTCATCGGAACGGACGGACACGGACATACATTTCCGGGTGCAACTGTTCCGTTCGGGATGGTGCAACTCAGTCCCGATACTCGTGTTGAAGGATGGGATGCGTGCGGCGGGTATCATTATTCCGATTCGCTCATTCTCGGATTCAGCCACACGCATCTGAGCGGAACAGGTGTTGCGGATTACGGCGACATTCTCTTCACACCGAGCGTTGGTGAATTGAAGGACGGTGCGTTCAGTAAGAAGTCGGTCTTCAATCATAAAACAGAACGGGCAAGTCCCGGATACTACGCGGTGAAATTGAAATCGTTCAACATCCTTGCCGAGTTGACCGCGACACAACGAGTTGGTGTGCATCGCTACACGTTTCCAAAAACCGACAGCGCGAATATCGTTATTGATTTGACACATGGACTTGGTCCCGATAAAGTACTCGATTCGAAGATTGAGTTTTCTGATTTGACGGAAGTTTCCGGTTACCGCCGCTCGGAAGGTTGGGCGAAAGACCAACGGATTTATTTCGTAGCAAAATTCTCGAAGCCGTTCAAAGCATTCGGGATTGTCGAGAACGATTCCATCACGCCCTATTTCCCGGAATGGAAAGGGACAAATCTGAAATTTTTTATGCGATTCAAGACGGAACGAACGGAATCGTTGGTGGTAAAGGTCGGGTTGTCTTCGGTGAGCATCGAAGGGGCGAGGAAAAATCTTGAAAAAGAAATGCCGGGATGGGATTTTGATAAGGTGAAAAGAGAAGCAGAGCAGGCATGGGAAAAAGAATTGAGCAAGATTGAAGTCGAAGGTGGAACAAAGGAGCAACTCACAACATTTTACACAGCGTTATACCACGCCATGATTGCGCCGAATATTTTTTCCGATGTTGACGGACAGTACCGCGGCATGGATGGGAAAATTCATAAAGCGAGCGGCTTCGACATGTACACGGTCTTTTCGCTGTGGGATACGTTTCGGGGCGAACATCCGCTCCTCACCATTATTGACCAAAAGCGGACGCTCGATTTTGTCAAGTCATTGTTGGCAAAGTTTGATGAGAGCGGAACGCTTCCGGTGTGGGAACTTGCTTCGAATGAAACGTGGTGCATGATTGGATATCATTCCGTTCCGGTGATTGTTGATGCGTATGTGAAAGGCATCAACAATTTCGATTCAGAGAAAGCGATGAAGGCGATGCTCGCAAGTGCGAATGCGAATCGTTACGGTCTCGAACATTACCGGACACACGGATATATTCCCGGAGAAAAGGAGAGCGAGTCGGTTTCCAAGGTGCTCGAATATGTCTATGACGATTGGTGCATCGCTCAGTTTGCAAAATCGCTTGGCAAGAATGATGTGTTTGAGCAATTCACTGAGCGTTCTCAGTTCTATAAAAATATGTTTGATGTATCAACGGGGTTCATGCGGGCACGAGTGAACGGAATGTGGGCAACACCGTTTGACCCGACTTCGGTGACGTTTCATTTTACGGAAGCGAATTCGTGGCAATATAATTTCTTCGCGCCGCACGATGTTGATGGAATGATGAAACTCATGGGCGGAGCGAATGGATTTGTCTCGATGCTTGATTCGATGTTCAACAGTTCATCGAAGATGACGGGAAGAGAGCAGTCGGATATTTCGGGCATGTTCGGACAATACGCGCAGGGAAACGAACCGAGTCACCACGTTGCGTACTTGTACAACTATGCAGGCAAATCATGGAAGACTCAGGAAACAGTCCGAATGATTATGGATTCGCTCTTCACGGAAAAGCCGGATGGAATTTGCGGCAACGATGATTGCGGACAGATGTCTGCATGGTACGTGATGAGCGCGTTGGGATTTTATCAGGTTTGCCCCGGCGAACCGACGTATGCAATCGGCAGTCCGTTATTCAAGAAAGTAACAATTCATTTGGAAAACGGGAAGTCGTTTGTTATTCAAGCCGACGAGAATTCATCAAAGAACAAATACATTCAATCTGCGGTGCTGAACGGAAACCCGCTTTCGTCTTCATTCTTCCTGCATGATGAGTTAATAAATGGCGGAACTCTGCAATTGAAAATGAGTCCTCGCCCGAACGAAGCATGGGGAAGCGAAGTCAGACAGAGTTCAGCATCAACAAAAGAAATTGTTGTTGTTCCGTATATCGAAGCAACGGAAAAAACATTTTCCGATTCAACAGTACTTCGGTTGGTGACATCAACAAGCGATGCGAAAATATTTTATACGTTGGATGGAACAATGCCAACAACATCTTCACATCTGTATCAGTCTCCGCTTTGGTTGAACAAGACAACTACTGTAAAAGCAATCGCTGTGAAAGAAGGAATGATTGACAGCCGATTCATGAGCGCAGTGTTCACACAATTCAAGTCGGTTGGAATGCTTTCGCTTCACACAAAATTTGATGCTCAATATACAGCCGGAGGTAACGATGCCCTCATTGACGGCATCCGAGGCGGAACGGATTTCAGAAATGGTGAGTGGCAAGGGTATCACGAAGTTGACCTTGATGCCGTACTTGACCTTGGTGCATCGAAGGAGATACAGCAGGTAACGCTTGGTTGTTTGCAGGACAACAACTCATGGATTTTCTTCCCTACCCTTGTAACATTTTCTTTTTCTGATGATGGAAAGAATTTCGCGAATGAACAGACAATTCAAAATGACATCTCGCCGGAAGATGAAGGGGCATTGCTGAAAGAATTTACAGCGGACCTGAAAAATCAACAAGCGAGATACGTTCGTGTTCAAGCGAAGAATGTGGGGCGTTGTCCCGATTGGCACAAGGGCAAAGGTGAGAAGGCGTGGTTGTTTGTAGATGAAATTCAATGCAAAATTCAAAATGAAAAATGA
- a CDS encoding nucleotidyltransferase family protein, which translates to MLNKEQIKSRTIPILRKNGVKKAALFGSVVRGENTDQSDVDFLVEFQEGKSLFDLVGLQLDLNELLGMDVDVVTYNGVHIRLRDAILDEQEIFYQEAPGNLS; encoded by the coding sequence ATGTTAAACAAAGAACAAATAAAATCACGGACGATTCCTATTCTGAGAAAAAATGGCGTGAAAAAAGCCGCTTTGTTCGGTTCAGTTGTTCGGGGCGAGAATACAGACCAAAGTGATGTTGATTTTCTAGTTGAATTTCAAGAAGGTAAATCGTTATTTGATCTCGTGGGTCTTCAACTTGATTTGAATGAACTTCTCGGGATGGATGTTGATGTTGTTACCTATAACGGTGTTCACATAAGGTTGCGGGATGCAATCCTTGACGAACAAGAAATCTTTTATCAAGAAGCACCCGGAAATTTATCTTGA
- a CDS encoding Gfo/Idh/MocA family oxidoreductase, producing the protein MNEIKRREFLKIGTAGLSGVLATRMLHNDARASLSQESMMGYNAPPLDVVRIGYIGVGGMGSAHVENLLKIKGAEVRAVCDIVESKVQRVQEMVEKAGFKKPDGYSRGDTDYKRMCERDDLDLVFIASPWEWHVPMCLEAMKTGKHAAVEVPAALTIEQCWQLVETSEKTRKHCIMMENCNYDKVEMMILNMVKKGMFGELLHAECGYLHDLRDVKHDMEGEGLWRRKHSMQRNGDLYPTHGLGPVAQCLDINRGNYFNYLVSVGTKTRGLHLYAVEKFGADSPQAKEEFVLSDVVTTLIKTMNGETIILKHDTSSPRPYSRDILVQGTKGIVRKYPEPKIYIEGKSEPHRWEPIEEYMKQYMHPIWVELEEQSKGAGHGGMDFIEDYRLINSLLKGVEPDMDVYDAAVISAVTELSGKSISLNGEPVKFPDFTDGKWKTPRKLQVMEM; encoded by the coding sequence ATGAACGAAATTAAACGCCGTGAATTTTTAAAAATTGGAACTGCCGGATTAAGCGGCGTTCTTGCAACCCGGATGTTGCACAACGATGCACGAGCTTCACTTTCACAAGAGAGCATGATGGGCTACAACGCTCCGCCGCTTGATGTTGTTCGCATCGGTTATATTGGTGTTGGTGGAATGGGGAGCGCACATGTCGAGAATCTTCTGAAGATTAAAGGAGCGGAAGTTCGGGCAGTCTGCGATATTGTGGAAAGCAAGGTGCAACGTGTACAAGAAATGGTGGAAAAAGCAGGATTCAAAAAGCCCGATGGATATTCTCGCGGCGACACCGACTACAAACGGATGTGCGAACGGGATGACCTCGATTTGGTTTTTATTGCATCACCGTGGGAGTGGCATGTGCCGATGTGTCTCGAAGCGATGAAGACCGGCAAGCACGCCGCAGTGGAAGTTCCCGCCGCCCTGACGATTGAACAGTGCTGGCAATTAGTTGAAACATCTGAAAAGACACGCAAGCATTGTATCATGATGGAGAACTGTAATTACGATAAAGTTGAGATGATGATTTTGAACATGGTGAAAAAAGGAATGTTTGGTGAACTGCTTCATGCAGAGTGCGGGTATCTCCATGACTTACGCGACGTGAAGCATGACATGGAAGGTGAAGGACTCTGGCGGAGGAAACATTCGATGCAACGGAACGGAGATTTGTATCCGACGCACGGACTTGGTCCCGTCGCTCAATGTCTGGATATCAACCGGGGAAATTATTTCAATTATCTCGTTTCTGTCGGAACGAAAACCCGCGGACTGCATCTCTATGCAGTGGAAAAATTCGGCGCTGATAGTCCGCAGGCGAAAGAGGAATTTGTTCTGAGCGATGTCGTTACAACGCTCATCAAAACAATGAACGGTGAAACGATTATTCTGAAGCATGACACGAGTTCTCCCCGTCCATACAGCCGGGATATTTTAGTTCAGGGGACGAAAGGCATCGTGCGAAAATATCCTGAACCAAAAATCTACATCGAAGGAAAGAGTGAACCGCATCGCTGGGAACCGATTGAGGAATACATGAAACAATACATGCACCCGATTTGGGTTGAACTGGAAGAACAAAGCAAAGGTGCTGGACATGGTGGCATGGATTTCATCGAAGATTATCGTCTCATCAATTCATTGTTGAAAGGAGTTGAGCCCGATATGGATGTCTATGATGCGGCAGTAATTTCTGCTGTAACGGAACTGAGTGGTAAATCAATTTCTCTGAACGGCGAGCCGGTAAAGTTTCCTGATTTTACAGATGGGAAATGGAAGACGCCACGCAAGTTGCAAGTGATGGAGATGTGA
- a CDS encoding ORF6N domain-containing protein codes for MATTNIILKEIIENKILLIRGQKVMLDFHLAQLYEVETKALKRAVKRNKNRFPVDFVFQLSQEEWNNLRYQFGTSSWGGTRYLPYAFTEQGVAMLSSVLQSDRAVHVNVEIMRTFVRLREILTANKDLAHKLEELEKKYDAQFKIVFDAIRQLMIPPEKPKRPIGFRVDEPYVPYRTTRKSNKR; via the coding sequence ATGGCAACCACAAATATTATACTCAAAGAAATAATTGAAAATAAAATTCTGCTGATACGCGGACAGAAAGTGATGTTGGATTTTCATCTTGCTCAGTTGTACGAAGTAGAAACGAAGGCGTTGAAGCGTGCAGTCAAGAGAAATAAAAATCGTTTTCCAGTAGATTTTGTCTTTCAACTTTCTCAAGAAGAATGGAATAACTTGAGGTACCAATTTGGCACCTCAAGTTGGGGTGGTACGAGATATTTACCTTATGCCTTTACAGAGCAGGGTGTAGCAATGCTTTCAAGTGTTTTACAAAGCGATAGGGCAGTGCATGTAAATGTCGAAATCATGAGAACGTTTGTTCGTTTGAGGGAGATTCTCACGGCGAATAAAGATTTAGCTCACAAACTTGAAGAACTTGAGAAAAAATATGATGCTCAATTCAAAATAGTCTTCGATGCAATTCGTCAACTGATGATACCGCCGGAAAAGCCAAAACGTCCGATAGGATTTCGGGTTGATGAACCATACGTTCCATATCGTACAACAAGAAAAAGCAACAAACGATGA
- a CDS encoding beta-galactosidase: MKVKSFILLAFIFWCSSFGLAQSAKHSFALGDNDFLLDGKPFQMIAGEMHYARIPKEYWRHRLKMARAMGLNTITTYVFWNYHEPKPGEFDFTTENRNITEFIRIAQEEGLWVVVRPGPYACAEWEFGGYPAWLLKDKDVLVRSKDARFLQASERYLKRFGEEIGSLQITKGGPVLMVQVENEYGSYGDDKEFMGKMRDYIRSAGFDVPLFTADGPSQCKNGYVNEVLPGINGDYNPQSVKDTVRKYNGGKGPFFVPEFYPGWLDHWGEEKSIVPVESFIGKFDTLLLNGISVSLYMFHGGTNFGFMNGANYGGKFQPQPTSYDYDAPLDEAGRPTPKYFKLREIIAKHLPEGTKLPDVPPPNSIIEIPRTELSKSASLFESLPNAISSKKILTMEDVGQSYGYILYRTQIKQHGEGKLVIKDLRDYAAVFLDRTKIASLDRRHKQSKIDINIEGYSATLDILIENGGRINYGNKLTDNRNGITEQVTFNGNELTDWEIFSLPFDDVSNVRFEFQQASSAPVLYRSTIVLPKVGDTFLDMRGWNKGCVWVNEHNLGRFWYIGPQQTLYVPGVWLKEGDNEITVLDLEQSDFHSIQGLKEPVLNELKQDELAPSFSVRVPGMLKLDETNIVSYGEFVPGDSLQTKNFKPTHARYICLQSLSSLRNDPFASIAELFVLDEKGKPLPREGWKIFAVESEELKAEDGRAENAFDDDIETIWHTQWGSAKPPHPHAIAIDLGNEYVISGFQYQSRSGNAPGKIKEFKFYARKQSFEIIK; the protein is encoded by the coding sequence ATGAAAGTGAAATCGTTTATTCTTCTTGCATTTATTTTTTGGTGTTCCTCGTTTGGGTTAGCTCAATCAGCGAAACATTCATTTGCGCTGGGCGATAATGATTTTCTTCTCGATGGAAAACCGTTTCAAATGATTGCAGGCGAGATGCACTATGCGCGTATTCCGAAAGAGTATTGGCGGCATCGTTTGAAGATGGCGCGGGCAATGGGATTGAACACGATAACGACATATGTTTTCTGGAATTACCACGAACCGAAACCGGGAGAATTTGATTTCACAACAGAGAACAGAAATATCACGGAGTTTATTCGCATCGCACAGGAAGAAGGTTTGTGGGTAGTTGTACGTCCGGGTCCGTACGCTTGCGCTGAGTGGGAGTTCGGCGGTTACCCCGCGTGGCTTCTCAAAGATAAAGATGTACTTGTTAGAAGTAAGGATGCGCGGTTTCTTCAGGCAAGCGAACGCTACCTGAAACGATTCGGTGAAGAAATCGGCTCGCTTCAAATTACCAAAGGGGGACCAGTATTGATGGTTCAGGTGGAGAACGAATACGGCTCGTACGGAGATGACAAAGAGTTTATGGGGAAGATGCGAGATTACATCCGCAGCGCAGGTTTCGATGTTCCGTTATTCACAGCCGACGGACCAAGTCAGTGCAAGAATGGATATGTGAACGAAGTTCTTCCCGGAATCAACGGAGATTACAATCCGCAGTCGGTAAAAGATACCGTGAGAAAATATAATGGCGGCAAAGGTCCCTTCTTCGTGCCGGAGTTTTATCCGGGCTGGCTCGACCATTGGGGAGAAGAAAAATCCATCGTTCCCGTTGAATCGTTCATCGGAAAATTTGATACGTTGTTGCTCAATGGTATCTCGGTTTCGCTCTACATGTTTCATGGAGGAACAAATTTTGGATTCATGAACGGGGCGAACTACGGTGGGAAGTTCCAGCCTCAGCCGACGTCGTACGATTACGACGCTCCGCTCGATGAAGCGGGAAGACCGACGCCAAAGTATTTCAAACTCAGAGAAATCATAGCAAAGCATCTTCCGGAAGGGACGAAATTGCCGGATGTTCCTCCGCCAAATTCGATTATCGAAATTCCAAGAACTGAACTAAGTAAATCTGCAAGTCTGTTTGAATCGCTTCCGAATGCAATTTCATCAAAAAAGATTTTGACAATGGAGGATGTCGGACAGTCGTACGGTTATATTTTATATCGAACACAAATCAAACAACATGGCGAGGGAAAGTTAGTCATCAAGGATTTGCGCGACTATGCGGCGGTCTTTCTTGACAGAACAAAAATTGCATCGCTCGATAGAAGACACAAGCAAAGTAAAATTGATATCAACATCGAAGGATATTCAGCCACGCTTGATATTCTTATCGAGAACGGAGGACGCATCAACTACGGTAACAAACTGACAGACAACCGAAATGGAATTACCGAACAGGTGACATTCAATGGAAATGAATTAACGGATTGGGAAATCTTCTCGTTGCCGTTCGATGATGTGTCGAATGTCAGGTTTGAGTTTCAACAAGCGTCAAGCGCGCCGGTGTTGTACCGAAGCACAATTGTACTTCCGAAAGTGGGCGATACATTTCTCGATATGCGGGGCTGGAACAAAGGTTGTGTCTGGGTGAACGAACATAATCTTGGTCGCTTCTGGTACATTGGTCCGCAGCAAACGCTGTATGTGCCGGGCGTTTGGTTGAAAGAAGGCGACAATGAAATCACCGTGTTGGATTTGGAACAATCCGATTTTCATTCCATTCAAGGTTTGAAAGAGCCGGTTCTTAATGAATTGAAACAGGATGAACTTGCGCCATCGTTTTCCGTGAGAGTTCCGGGAATGTTAAAACTTGATGAAACCAATATAGTGAGTTATGGAGAATTCGTTCCCGGCGATTCACTTCAAACGAAAAACTTCAAACCGACACATGCGAGATATATTTGTTTGCAATCGCTCTCGTCTTTACGGAATGACCCGTTCGCATCCATTGCCGAGTTGTTTGTGCTGGATGAAAAAGGGAAACCACTTCCGCGTGAGGGATGGAAAATCTTTGCCGTTGAAAGTGAAGAACTGAAGGCGGAAGATGGGAGAGCGGAGAACGCGTTTGATGATGACATTGAAACTATCTGGCACACCCAATGGGGAAGCGCGAAGCCGCCACATCCTCATGCTATCGCGATTGATTTGGGAAATGAGTATGTAATTTCCGGTTTTCAATATCAATCCAGGAGTGGAAACGCTCCGGGGAAAATTAAAGAGTTTAAATTTTATGCACGCAAGCAATCGTTTGAAATTATTAAATGA
- a CDS encoding DUF86 domain-containing protein, whose protein sequence is MKKHPEIYLEYILESIALIEEYTRGIAETDFFQSIRIQDMVIRRLEIIEEAVKRLPTNVKSMSPETPWKKIAGMRDVLIHEYFGVDLKLTWQVVKKELQPLKDTVEKIRNDIVGLQLQF, encoded by the coding sequence ATCAAGAAGCACCCGGAAATTTATCTTGAATATATTCTGGAGAGCATTGCTCTTATTGAAGAATATACTCGAGGGATTGCTGAAACTGACTTTTTTCAATCAATCCGCATACAAGATATGGTTATCAGAAGATTGGAAATTATCGAGGAAGCAGTGAAACGTTTACCAACGAATGTGAAGTCAATGAGTCCCGAAACTCCATGGAAGAAGATAGCAGGGATGCGGGATGTATTAATCCATGAATACTTCGGTGTGGATTTAAAATTGACGTGGCAGGTAGTTAAAAAGGAATTACAACCACTAAAGGATACAGTTGAAAAGATCAGAAATGATATTGTTGGTTTGCAATTGCAATTCTAA
- a CDS encoding NPCBM/NEW2 domain-containing protein yields MKNLFLSLIISLFCLISPLFSQTIWLDELDLSAMEIGWGSPHAKKSVDENPLSVGGQKFERGVGTHAVSTFLLKLDGKGKRFTAFVGVDDETENEIASIEFIILGDKKILWQSGIMKATDSARKIDIDISSINKLGLLVTGSDDGIDYDHADWCDAKLEMTEPVSSSRLVSKRSVEPYILTPKPSDMPKINSAKVFGVRPGNPFLYTIAATGMRPMTFDAKGLPEGLSLDASTGQITGKIEKRGDYDVTLVAKNELGQAERELKISVGEKICLTPPMGWNSWNCWACAVDDGKVRASADAMVSSGLVNHGWTYINIDDCWEIKPETDDELLKGEIRDAEGMVNTNKKFPDMKALSDYVHSKGLKLGIYSGPGPLTCAGFTASYQYELHDAQRYGEWGIDYLKYDWCSYGRIAKDRSLPELKKPYQVMRSALDKVPRDIVYSLCQYGMGNVWEWGEEVGGNLWRTTGDITDTWSSMSKIGFGESGHERYAKPGHWNDPDMLVVGLVGWGPQLHPSRLTPDEQYTHISLWSLLASPLLIGCDLSRMDDFTLNLLTNDEVIEINQDPLGKQAERIFNQDGKQIWVKELEDGSKAVGLFYVGDDEKKSPADYFEWEKKSKTIISLPASSLGFNGRFTVRDVWRQEDLGMYEEQFDVEVPWHGVALVRINK; encoded by the coding sequence ATGAAAAACCTATTTCTCTCTCTCATCATTTCTCTGTTCTGTCTAATTTCTCCTTTGTTTTCCCAAACCATCTGGCTTGATGAACTTGACCTTTCCGCGATGGAAATCGGTTGGGGAAGTCCGCACGCAAAGAAGTCGGTTGATGAAAACCCGCTCTCGGTCGGTGGACAGAAATTTGAGCGAGGAGTTGGAACACACGCGGTCAGTACGTTCCTGCTGAAGTTGGATGGAAAAGGAAAACGGTTCACCGCGTTTGTAGGAGTTGATGATGAAACAGAAAACGAAATTGCAAGCATTGAGTTCATTATCCTTGGTGATAAAAAGATTCTCTGGCAAAGCGGAATTATGAAAGCGACAGATTCGGCAAGAAAGATTGATATTGATATTTCATCTATCAACAAACTTGGGTTGCTTGTCACGGGGAGTGATGATGGAATTGATTACGACCATGCCGATTGGTGTGATGCGAAACTTGAAATGACTGAGCCGGTTTCTTCCTCTCGACTTGTCTCAAAGCGAAGTGTCGAGCCGTACATTCTCACACCAAAACCATCCGACATGCCGAAGATAAATAGCGCAAAAGTGTTTGGCGTGCGTCCGGGGAATCCGTTCCTCTATACTATTGCGGCAACCGGCATGCGACCGATGACATTCGATGCAAAGGGCTTGCCGGAAGGATTATCTCTTGATGCATCAACAGGACAAATTACAGGAAAAATTGAAAAGCGCGGCGATTACGACGTAACTCTCGTTGCAAAGAATGAACTTGGACAAGCAGAACGTGAATTGAAAATTTCTGTCGGTGAGAAAATTTGCCTCACGCCTCCAATGGGTTGGAATAGTTGGAACTGCTGGGCGTGCGCAGTGGATGATGGAAAGGTACGCGCTTCAGCCGATGCGATGGTTTCTTCCGGTTTGGTGAATCATGGTTGGACATATATTAACATTGATGATTGCTGGGAGATCAAACCGGAAACAGATGATGAATTGCTGAAGGGCGAGATACGAGATGCAGAAGGAATGGTCAACACGAACAAAAAATTTCCTGACATGAAAGCGCTTAGCGATTACGTTCATAGCAAAGGATTGAAACTGGGAATCTACTCGGGACCCGGACCACTCACGTGCGCTGGTTTTACTGCAAGTTATCAGTACGAATTGCATGATGCACAGCGATACGGAGAATGGGGAATTGATTATTTGAAATACGATTGGTGTTCGTACGGTCGGATTGCGAAAGACAGAAGTTTGCCGGAGTTGAAGAAACCGTATCAGGTGATGCGTTCCGCGCTCGATAAAGTTCCACGCGACATCGTGTATAGTTTGTGTCAATATGGAATGGGGAATGTGTGGGAATGGGGAGAGGAAGTCGGAGGAAATCTCTGGCGAACAACGGGCGATATCACTGACACATGGTCAAGCATGTCGAAGATTGGGTTCGGTGAGTCGGGACATGAACGATATGCAAAGCCCGGACATTGGAACGACCCGGATATGCTGGTGGTTGGTCTGGTCGGTTGGGGACCGCAACTTCATCCATCGCGTCTTACTCCCGATGAACAATACACGCATATCAGTTTGTGGAGTTTGCTCGCATCGCCGCTTCTCATCGGCTGCGATTTGAGCCGCATGGATGATTTCACGCTGAACCTTCTTACGAATGATGAAGTCATCGAAATCAATCAAGACCCGCTGGGCAAACAGGCAGAACGGATCTTCAATCAAGACGGGAAACAAATTTGGGTGAAAGAGTTGGAAGACGGTTCGAAAGCGGTTGGATTGTTTTATGTTGGCGATGATGAAAAGAAATCTCCGGCGGATTATTTTGAATGGGAAAAGAAATCGAAAACTATAATATCATTGCCTGCTTCAAGTCTTGGCTTCAATGGAAGATTTACCGTGCGTGATGTGTGGCGACAGGAAGATTTAGGAATGTACGAAGAGCAGTTTGATGTGGAAGTTCCGTGGCATGGGGTGGCTCTGGTGAGGATTAATAAATAA